GGGTAAGTCGGGAGGTAGGGTTACTAGTTACTATTACAATAAATTAACTGCTGTTGGTCTGCCCCTTACTTCAGGTTTCGCGGAACAGACCCATATTAGCCAAGACTATTTGAATCATAGACCAAACCTCTGCTCGGCAGTGATTTACCCTGCATCGCCATACAACACTTACTTGtccctcaccttcctctattcctctccttcttgaaATCTCCCTTCATATCCATGATGCATTCTGTATCCCAGGTATCATCTGCCGCCTTGCCCGGCCTGCCAATCTGGTCATCGGGTGCACGGTACGTATAGTGTACATGCATATGTACAGTGCGCACGGTTGAGGCTGCCCCCACAGCATTGCGTTCCCACCTGGAGTAACGCGCCTACTTTCCTCTTATCGCATGCCTCTCGACATACCACCATGGTCACTTAATGATAAGCCTAAATGTCTAGTGAGACACGTGAGCTTTAGGCCTGTTGGTCAATATAAACGGAAGCAAATGGGCTGCATTGCGCGCTCGCATGTTTGATCGATGACACCAGCCGCGTGGAACGCGAACCTCGCGAACTTGTCCCTACTGACTGGCTGGCGCCGACTGGCTGACAGGGACGACCGAGAATGGCGCACTGCCAGCAGTTAGCAGTTTGCCACTGAGTGGGGTGGCCTGAGGCTGAAAGCGGGGTTGGACGGGCCGGTCGGGAAGTAATTCCACGCCGATGATTAAGGGCAATCATGGCCAAATCCAATGGGGCTTATTAGACTTTTCTAAAGCAAGGCCATTAGGTCAATAACAGTCACTACACTGGTTGGAGCATGGAGCACTTAACACTTGGCTGGCGCACCCCCGCCCCCCGTCATTCCACCTAACCTCCCCACCTAGACTTGCTCTCCATCTACTCAACCTCTTGACTTGAAACAGTCTGGTCTTAACACTTCGACTTTCTCATCTTCTCACTCTCCTGATCCTCACTTGCATTTTCTCATCCATCTCTATCCATCACCATATAATACTTTTCTCCGCCACTCCACACTCGTTGACAACACCCCATCAACAATGTCTGTAAGTCACAGGCCCCAAGCACCACTATCACCATCGCTTCCCTCCAACGCGACAAAACGCCACGGCCCAACTTGGGACATTCCTCCACATCTAGTCCTTTCCTACGTCCTTGTCTACAGACTGACTCTTCTCACAGGCTGccgcccccgccgccgctgctccTCCTAAGGACTTCCTCTCGGGCCACCCCGGTCACCTGTAAGTTGCTGGAGTGGGCCCCGAATTATCAACAACGTGCGCACAGGTGCTGACATTGACATTGTCTGCGCGCTCTCTCCATCCCGTCTCATCTTTCCTCATCCTTCCGACGCACCTCGACCAACCATTGACCCAAATGCCGATCGTCCCTTCCTTGGCCCTGTTCCCACGACACGTACAATACCCGCGATTGTTTGTTCACCCCGCGGTCGCCGCACACATCGTAACATCGCCAAACGAaccctccttccttccctgCTTGTGTTTTGACCACGCAGCGATGAGCACCAGACCGAGATCCTCGCCCAATTCCGTaaggagctcgtcgaggagggcctgATTCCCGCCGACATGGAGAAGGCGAAGAACGAGGTCGTCGGATACGACCGTTACGACGACAAGACGCTTCTCCGCTTCCTCCGCGCACGCAAGTTTGACCttgtcaaggccaagctcatgTGGGAGATTAACGAGAAGTGGCGCAAGGAGTTCGGTACCGACGAGATTGCCAAGTGAGTGTGACGGACGCAAGCTGTGCCACGGAGCGATCGCAAAGCAGACGCGCGAATCGATAGGAGATGAGGAGACTGGTCTCGCATTCCGATCTGTGGTTCCAGAGCCTGGAGTCGCTTACGGCGGCTGGCTCGCATTAGAACCTGCTTCTTGCGAGTGCGAGCGTTGCGGGTCGCGAAACTTCCACAAACCGGCTTTGGCTTCGTGGACGAAACGTCTGGGAACcgcgctaaccccaggAACGGCTTCCCATACCCCGAGgccatcgaggtcgacaagTACTACCCACAGTTCTACCACAAGACGGACAAGGACGGACGGCCAGTCTATATCGAGCAGATGGGCAAGCTCGACATCACTGCGCTCTACAAGGCCACCACCCAGGACCGTCAGCTGCACCACTTGGTGGACGAATACGAGCAGTTCCTCGGCAAGCGTCTTTCCGCGTGCTCGGAGGAGGCCGGCCACCTCATTGAGACGTCGTGCACCAttctcgacctcaagaATGCTGGTATCTCGACCTTCTACAAGGGTGAGTTGTATCACGACAGAGGTAGCTGACAACAAAGTCAAAGACTACGTGTCGGCCGCATCGACAATTGGCCAGAACTACTACCCCGAGACCATGGGTTTCATGTTCATCATCAACGCTCCTTACCTCTTCTCCACAGCCTGGTCTATTATCAAGCCGTGGCTCGACGAGGCAACGCAGCGCAAGATTCACATCCTCGGCAGGAACTacaaggccgagctgctgcaGTACATTCCGGCCGAGAACCTCCCGGTCGACCTTGGAGGTACCTGCCAGTGCCCTGGCGGGTGCTCGCTGTCCAACGCTGGACCGTGGAACAAGACTCTGGCGACGGCTTAGAATTGGTTATGATTTGTAGGCATGCAGGCGATACTGCGTTAGCTCATGGGTCTTGCTCATGCATGGTTCATGGCCTTGCTTGTGTCCCAAGTGCGCGCCGGGCATGGGTATGGGACCAAAAGATCCGTACCGACCCTTGCTGTTTATCACTGGGGCACGTATCTTACCGGCCAAACCAATCACCTGCCACTTGCACTGGCCGTCCAGGAACGTTGATCACAAACCCGGCCATTCATCACTACATCACTACATCACTACCTAATATCTCAAACAGGACTAACAAACAAACACTACTGTGGCTCTCTGGAGCTTACACCTTGGGTATTGCACAACTGAATTACGATTAGTTGGCACTTTTAGCCGCCGGGACGGtgctcgtcgttgtcgcTCCCCCTGTCCCTGCGCGTGCGTTGTGCGCCGGAAAAGGGCTTGACGTCAGTGTCCCTGCGCCTCTGGACGACGCCTCCAAAGACGGGGTTGGGCTTAAATTTGAggggcggcgacggcgagcgctcCTTCTTGGAACCACGAGTGCGCGAGGTGAGCATAAAGTTGAACGTCTCGATGCGCAGGGCAGGGTTGTATGCCTTCTCGATGTCGCCAGGCTTGGGGGGACGCGGCTGACGGTGCGTGTGCTCGTAGATGCCGCACTTGTTGCAGAGCTGGGGTGAGTAAAATAAGGCAGGCGGAAGACTCACGCTCGTCTCCTGCTGGATGTGGCTGCGGCGCCACGTCTTGGCACCCGGGCGGGCGGTGTGGCACTGTGCGCAGATGCGGATACAGCGCGTGTGGACCTTGACGGTGCAGTCCCACGTCCAGAAACATTCGTCGTCCCAGAAACCGCGCTTGTCGCGGTAGTCGTGGGGCACCGGGTTTTTCAGGTCCAGGACGATTGGGCTCCACTGCCGAATAGCATTGTGGTAGCAAGGGTAGACCAGGTCGACAGTGAGCTGGGAAAACTGGTCAAGTGCGACACCCGTGGCGCTGCGTTTCCGGGCAACAGGGTTATGGCGGGCACGCCCATGGACCGTGCCAGGGCGCACGGGACCAGAGCCCATGGGTATGTTGGAGGGCCCCGGGCTAGGGGACTGGCTGCGAGCGAATGAGTGACGGTACTCGCCCGGCACGTAGGGCAGGTTGGTGCGAGCAGGACTAGGGCTCGTGTCGACGCTCATCTCAGAGTACGCGGGAGTCGCGAGGCGGTAGCGATCCTCTCTCCAGGAACCGGCCTGCAGATTGTCGTTGTACATTGAGGCGGGGTTTGGGCAACTCCACTGATCAAACGTGGCACCGGGAGGTACCGTGTTCtcgagcgaggaggcgagctcggcgccgggGGAAGTATACGGCGACGGGTTCGCGTAGCCTGGCATAGTTGGAGCCGAGTGGGCGTGCGGAGCGAGCGTGGCCCGGATCTGGCCTGGCGGCGTTGTCGGCACGGGGACTGGGAGAGGAGTTGCGACTCTCGACCAGCTGGGAGTTAGGTCTGGAGTAGGGTAATAGTTGTcgttgaggccgaggatgcCCTGGGTAACAACCGTGGAGCTGTACTGCGCGGTTTGGTGGTAGTGCGGGGCGAAGTATCCATCTCtggggagggtggaggagctcTGAGTCAGCTGGATTGGCTGCTGCCAGGCCAGGTGGTTGAGTGGAGCAGTGTCCATCTCCATGTAACCGgccgactcgtcgtcgcttTCGTAGCGCACGGGACCTGGGCTCGGCGAACGCGAGATCTGTGCCGGCGAGATACTGTGCGTGTCCCATCGGTTGTTCATGTGGCGGTATGGCGACGTGCCGGGCGACCTGGTCGAATACGAGCGGGCCGGCGACGTGTCGTGGAGCACATGGcgcctggggtcagctcatTGCCATCAAAATCTCTTACTCGGACGACGTCTTCTCATGGCGCATATGGCGCATCATGTTTTTGGCGAGTGTGATGGGAAGGCCAAAGGGTTGGGACGCGTCGGGGGGGGTGTTCAAGGGGGTGGATGCCTCAGTGAGGGCTGGGTCGATTTCAAAGTCGTTGTTGACCAGCTGTTCCGGGGGAATGTACgtggcggcgtcggtgcCAGCTGCACTCTCGCCAACTACAGGCGTGGCGGGTTGGATTGCCAAGCTGGGGACGGACAGGCCAAGGGGCGAGCGGAGAGGGGAGCGGAGGGGCGGGTTCCGCTCAAAGTTCTGAGCAAGGCGTGTGTACGGCGTGTACGGAGTGGTaacgtcgacgccgtcgaaGATTTCGCCTATGGAGGGGAGGTTCTCTttgaggttgagaggagggggagccCGCTTCGAGGGTGACGAAGACTCGGCGACAGAGATGACAGGCAACGTCACGgaagaggggaggggatggtCGCCATTAATGTCCATAGCCTGGCATCAGCCTGGGTGATGGAAAAAAAGTGGGCGTGATTGAGAGGCGTAAGAGGGTTGCACCATCAAACAATGGTCGATCACCGCCACTTATACCCAAGGAGGGTGGGAAAAGTAACGGTGACGGTTGAGTCACGGGGTGATTGGGTGGAAGGGGGGTGGTTGGGGTGATGGTACTCACTGTTCGATTGAATCGGTGAGGGTGCGTGCGgggaagagaggagagggctGGGCGGTACGCGTCTGGGTCGGTTAGCAGATGTGTTTGGCGATGAATGGGCTGCCACTCGCGCCAATTAGCGACGAGTGCTTGCATGATTCCTGTGGGGGGGGGGACGGGGGGAGGGAGTAGGAGTGGAGAGCGATCCTCGTGGGTGATGGGAAAGTATTTAGCTTTAGCAGGTAGCGTAATTGCGGGGGATGGCGGGTGCACAGTCGTAACTCACAGGAATACACAATAAAGTGCGATTATGTGAGCGCCACTCGTCGTGGGATGGGGCGAGAATTGGATGCGAgcagtggcagtggcgTGAAAGGGTGTGTGCGTTCAATTCATCAAGAGGGTAGTGTCGTACACAGAGTAGATCACAAGTGATTGACAGGACTAGACAGTCGTGTACAGTATGCGCAGGGTGGGGGGGAAGTAAGGAGAcgatggagagatggaggaagaggcTGTTGGTCAAGATGATGGGCGCAACGATGATCCATCAGACTGCTTTATAACCCCTCCTGCCTGACTGCCACTGTATACCATCGCTCAGCGCACGTCCGGGTGGTACAACCAGCCACTGGAGGGCTCACCGCGAGCCCCGCGAAGCGTGTACACACCATTGTCCGGTCTGTGCGTGCCCCTTTGCGCCGACGCCTTTGTCCATCACGGGGTGAAGCGGACGGTTTGAGGGGGGGCCAGAAAGCAGATTGCCTGTAGGCCCGTGCGAGCCCCAcggcgccgcctccgcgctTGACGGGATGCCGCTCAAACGGGGGGTGTTGGGCGGTTCTGCCTCGTGCCCGAAAAAGCACTTACTCCGACGCTCGGGCCCCACAGGGATTACCTGGGGGCTGGTGCGGGGCGCGTGATGCGGCAATGGCCGAGGGCCAATAGATCGAGTGTGTTGTGCTATGTAGAACTAGGGTCAAGTGTCTCAATCATGTCAGAAGTGCAGTTTTGTGATGATCAGTAGAGGGTGAGCATGGGTGCGAGTGCAAAGCAAAAGGGATGATGGTGCGAGGTGGGAAGAGGTTGAGACCGTGTGAATTGGTAGTGGAGTGGCGGGGGGTATGGTGGCGGTGACCGGCGGTAAGCTGGGCACGAGCCGAGAAATCAGTGATTTGTGGCGGTGGGTGGCGCTTTGCCCAACTCGCCCACACCTCACccacctctctctctccagACCAACGGCACGCTGGACAAGGGGACCCGCTCATCAGAGGGTATAGAAGCATGGCCGTCTTGGTGTTTGTCATCCATCCTTTGGGTAT
Above is a genomic segment from Cutaneotrichosporon cavernicola HIS019 DNA, chromosome: 1 containing:
- the SEC14 gene encoding uncharacterized protein (SEC14 cytosolic factor) encodes the protein MSAAAPAAAAPPKDFLSGHPGHLDEHQTEILAQFRKELVEEGLIPADMEKAKNEVVGYDRYDDKTLLRFLRARKFDLVKAKLMWEINEKWRKEFGTDEIAKNGFPYPEAIEVDKYYPQFYHKTDKDGRPVYIEQMGKLDITALYKATTQDRQLHHLVDEYEQFLGKRLSACSEEAGHLIETSCTILDLKNAGISTFYKVKDYVSAASTIGQNYYPETMGFMFIINAPYLFSTAWSIIKPWLDEATQRKIHILGRNYKAELLQYIPAENLPVDLGGTCQCPGGCSLSNAGPWNKTLATA